One genomic window of Leptotrichia shahii includes the following:
- a CDS encoding type II toxin-antitoxin system RelE family toxin: MKYSLMYSEKAQKQLNKLDNSMKSKILKYIDQNLFDTDNPKKFGKPLRYNLKGFWRYRVENYRIIVKIEESELVILIVQIDKRDKIYI, from the coding sequence ATGAAATATAGTCTAATGTACTCTGAAAAAGCACAGAAACAGCTAAATAAACTAGATAATTCTATGAAATCAAAAATTTTAAAATATATCGATCAAAATCTTTTCGATACAGATAATCCAAAAAAATTTGGAAAACCTTTGAGATATAATCTAAAAGGATTTTGGAGATATCGAGTTGAAAATTATAGAATTATTGTAAAAATTGAAGAAAGTGAACTAGTTATTTTGATTGTTCAAATAGATAAAAGGGATAAAATTTATATTTAG
- a CDS encoding AAA family ATPase has product MKNRRKKRLPIGISDFKEIIENNYYYFDKTKFIENILEDGSKVKLFTRPRRFGKTLNMSMLKYFFDIKNKGENRKLFENLEISKSEYFEKQGNFFVISISFKNYDAESWESGFNTIKNEIKLLYNEFYLIRDNLNQSDLADFDAIWLKKNNADWINSLFNLTRYLYELSGKKVVVLIDEYDQPIIDSYIKRNYEKCIAFFKAFYGKVLKDNNYLEMGILTGILRVAKENIFSGLNNLEVHTILDDEFTEYFGIMENEVEKSLEDFDLKYELNDVQKWYNGYLFGEKKVYNPWSIINFLKNGKLKPYWVNTSENGFIKLYLQKMKKEIFDDFSKLLNKEEIFEIINDSMTFGNLEANFEKNIWNLFFHSGYLTLAREYNENNEETYLKIPNEEILKMFSNMFIEVYFGNSNNFSKLTNALKNGNIENFKIELNKILLENTSIFDVSGIYKEQFYHGLILGLILKLKNEYEILSNSFAGKGRYDLLLKPKNIFERKEGIIIELKAINTDNLKLNSEKIHEKLLNECEVALHQIEEKEYTSILKNAGIDNILKIGIAFFGKEFEVKFARE; this is encoded by the coding sequence ATGAAAAATCGCAGAAAAAAGAGATTACCTATCGGAATATCTGATTTTAAAGAGATTATCGAAAATAACTACTACTATTTCGATAAAACAAAATTTATAGAAAATATTTTAGAAGATGGCTCAAAAGTTAAATTATTTACTCGTCCGAGAAGATTTGGCAAAACACTGAATATGTCGATGTTAAAATATTTTTTTGATATTAAAAATAAAGGCGAAAATAGAAAATTATTTGAAAATTTAGAAATTTCTAAAAGTGAATATTTTGAAAAGCAGGGAAATTTCTTTGTAATCTCTATTTCTTTCAAAAATTATGATGCAGAAAGCTGGGAAAGCGGATTTAACACGATTAAAAATGAGATAAAATTACTATATAACGAATTTTATTTGATAAGAGATAATTTGAATCAAAGTGATTTAGCAGATTTTGACGCTATTTGGCTGAAAAAAAATAATGCTGACTGGATTAATTCTTTATTTAATTTGACCAGATATTTATACGAACTTTCTGGAAAAAAAGTAGTTGTTTTAATAGATGAGTATGACCAGCCAATAATTGATTCCTATATAAAAAGGAATTATGAGAAATGTATCGCGTTTTTTAAAGCATTTTATGGAAAAGTTTTGAAAGATAATAATTACTTGGAAATGGGGATTTTGACAGGTATTTTGCGAGTCGCAAAGGAAAACATCTTTTCAGGTTTGAATAATTTAGAAGTTCACACAATTTTAGATGATGAATTTACAGAATACTTTGGAATTATGGAAAATGAAGTTGAAAAATCTCTTGAAGATTTTGACTTAAAATATGAATTAAATGATGTTCAAAAATGGTACAATGGGTATTTATTCGGCGAAAAAAAAGTTTATAATCCTTGGTCGATTATTAATTTTTTAAAAAACGGAAAATTAAAGCCTTATTGGGTAAATACAAGTGAAAATGGGTTTATAAAGCTATATTTACAAAAAATGAAAAAAGAAATTTTCGATGATTTTTCAAAACTTTTGAATAAAGAAGAAATTTTTGAAATAATTAACGATAGTATGACTTTTGGAAATTTAGAAGCGAATTTTGAGAAAAACATTTGGAATCTATTTTTTCATAGTGGCTATTTAACACTAGCTAGAGAATATAATGAAAATAACGAAGAAACATATTTAAAAATTCCAAATGAAGAAATTTTAAAAATGTTCTCAAATATGTTTATTGAAGTATATTTTGGAAATTCTAATAATTTTTCAAAATTAACTAATGCATTAAAAAATGGAAATATCGAAAATTTTAAAATTGAACTAAATAAAATTTTGTTAGAAAATACAAGTATTTTTGATGTGTCTGGAATCTATAAAGAACAATTTTATCATGGATTAATACTCGGATTAATTTTAAAATTAAAAAATGAATACGAAATTTTATCAAATAGTTTCGCTGGAAAAGGTCGATACGATTTACTTTTGAAACCTAAAAATATTTTTGAAAGAAAAGAAGGAATTATCATTGAATTAAAAGCAATAAATACAGATAATTTAAAATTAAATTCAGAAAAAATTCACGAAAAATTGTTAAACGAATGTGAAGTCGCACTACATCAAATTGAAGAAAAAGAGTATACTTCAATTTTGAAAAATGCTGGAATTGACAATATTTTAAAGATTGGAATTGCGTTTTTTGGAAAAGAATTTGAAGTAAAATTTGCGAGAGAATAA
- a CDS encoding replication-associated recombination protein A: MNLFDKVYENKKPLAFRYRPKSLDDFYGQEKLVGENGILRKIIERGNFMNAIFWGAPGTGKTTLAEIVAEKMNYHYEYLNAIKASVTDIKEISDKAHNRFHTNGQQTLLFLDEIHRFNKLQQDSLLQDLENGNIILIGATTENPYYNLNNALLSRCMAFEFKKLSEKDLLKILKNINEKEKIGISNEILEYISEIIEGDARQAINILELIANVGVDFTLDEVKGVLNTKKSYHKTEDKYNTVSAMIKSIRGSDPDAAIYWMAKMLSGGEDILYIARRLVILASEDIGLANPQALSVAVAGLNAVKEIGMPEARIILSEVAIYLAISPKSNSAYNAINSALSHIENEKIQDTPIHLTKVGKKDYKYPHNYENHYVEQVYMNEKIKFYEFGENKFEMAAKEYFKKIKKNEK, from the coding sequence ATGAATTTATTTGATAAAGTATATGAAAATAAGAAACCACTTGCCTTTAGATACCGACCAAAAAGTTTGGACGATTTTTATGGACAGGAAAAGCTGGTTGGAGAAAATGGGATTTTGAGGAAGATTATTGAGCGTGGAAATTTTATGAATGCGATTTTTTGGGGAGCACCGGGAACAGGGAAAACGACTCTTGCGGAAATTGTTGCTGAAAAAATGAATTATCATTATGAATATTTGAATGCGATAAAGGCATCTGTGACTGATATAAAGGAGATTTCTGATAAGGCACACAACAGATTTCATACGAACGGACAGCAGACACTTCTGTTCCTGGATGAGATTCATAGATTTAATAAGTTGCAGCAGGATTCACTTTTACAGGATTTGGAAAATGGAAATATTATTTTGATTGGTGCGACGACTGAAAATCCTTATTATAATTTGAATAATGCGTTGTTGTCACGATGTATGGCATTTGAATTTAAAAAATTGAGTGAAAAAGATTTGCTTAAAATTTTGAAAAATATTAATGAGAAAGAGAAAATTGGAATTTCAAATGAGATTTTAGAATATATTTCGGAAATTATTGAAGGAGATGCAAGACAGGCTATAAATATTTTGGAATTGATTGCGAATGTTGGGGTGGATTTTACGCTTGATGAAGTGAAGGGAGTGCTGAATACGAAAAAATCTTATCACAAGACGGAAGACAAATATAACACAGTTTCTGCGATGATAAAAAGTATTCGTGGGAGTGACCCTGATGCGGCGATTTATTGGATGGCAAAAATGCTTTCTGGTGGTGAAGATATTTTGTATATTGCTAGAAGACTTGTAATTTTGGCTTCTGAAGATATTGGACTTGCAAATCCACAGGCTTTATCAGTTGCTGTGGCAGGGCTTAATGCAGTAAAGGAAATTGGAATGCCAGAAGCAAGAATAATTCTCTCGGAAGTTGCAATTTATTTGGCAATTTCTCCAAAGAGCAATTCGGCTTACAATGCGATAAATTCAGCACTTAGTCACATTGAGAATGAAAAAATTCAAGATACGCCAATTCATCTTACAAAAGTTGGGAAAAAAGATTATAAATATCCTCATAACTATGAAAATCACTATGTGGAGCAGGTTTATATGAATGAAAAAATTAAGTTTTATGAGTTTGGGGAGAATAAGTTTGAGATGGCGGCGAAGGAATATTTTAAGAAAATAAAAAAGAATGAAAAATAA
- a CDS encoding DUF6290 family protein has product MITVSINANPDIENKINNYVKENNINLNQVMLDLILEKIEDEEDYKLAVEAYKEEKDNRGNWISHEDLIKKLGLENEI; this is encoded by the coding sequence ATGATAACCGTTTCTATAAATGCTAATCCTGACATAGAAAATAAAATAAATAACTATGTTAAGGAAAACAATATCAATTTAAACCAAGTAATGTTAGATTTAATTCTTGAAAAAATCGAAGATGAAGAGGACTATAAATTGGCTGTTGAGGCTTATAAAGAAGAAAAAGACAACAGAGGAAACTGGATTAGCCACGAAGATTTAATAAAAAAATTAGGGTTGGAAAATGAAATATAG
- the purH gene encoding bifunctional phosphoribosylaminoimidazolecarboxamide formyltransferase/IMP cyclohydrolase has protein sequence MKKRALISVFDKTGILEFAQFLDQKGVEIISTGGTYKYLKENGLSVIDVSEVTNFKEMLDGRVKTLHPNIHGGILAIRDNKEHMDTIAREGIETIDYVVVNLYPFFREVQTDKTFDEKIEFIDIGGPTMLRSAAKSFKDVTVICETEDYSVVMEEMEKDGKVSYETKKRLAGKVFNLTSAYDAAISAFLLEEDYPKYLNVSYEKKFDLRYGENPHQSSAYYVSTTENGSMKDIEQLNGKELSFNNIRDMDIAWKVVGEFDGPAACAIKHSTPCGVAVADDIFTAYKKAHDCDPVSIFGGIVALNREVNKETAEELKKIFLEIVIAPSFTDEALEILKTKKNLRVIECKTPKPQDKFDYVKVDGGILVQGTNSKMIDEMNVVTEKKPTEKEKADMELGMKVVKYVKSNAIVVVKDGMAVGVGTGQTNRIWSTEHALQHAQEKVGKDLTGAVLASDAFFPFRDCVDTAAKIGIKAIVQPGGSMRDKESIEACNEHGITMVFTGIRHFKH, from the coding sequence ATGAAAAAAAGAGCTTTGATTAGTGTTTTTGATAAGACGGGAATTTTAGAATTTGCACAGTTTTTAGATCAAAAAGGTGTGGAAATCATCTCAACAGGAGGAACTTATAAATATTTAAAGGAAAATGGTCTTTCTGTAATAGATGTTTCAGAAGTTACTAATTTTAAAGAAATGCTCGATGGGAGAGTAAAAACTTTGCATCCAAATATTCATGGTGGAATTTTGGCGATTAGAGATAATAAGGAACATATGGACACAATTGCAAGAGAAGGAATTGAAACAATTGATTATGTTGTTGTTAATCTTTATCCGTTCTTTAGAGAAGTTCAAACTGACAAAACTTTTGATGAAAAAATCGAATTTATTGATATAGGTGGACCTACAATGCTTCGTTCAGCTGCAAAATCATTTAAAGATGTAACAGTTATTTGTGAAACTGAAGATTATTCAGTAGTTATGGAAGAAATGGAAAAAGATGGAAAAGTTTCTTATGAAACTAAGAAAAGATTGGCTGGGAAAGTATTTAACTTGACATCGGCTTATGATGCGGCAATTTCTGCATTCTTGTTAGAAGAAGATTATCCAAAATATTTGAATGTTTCTTATGAGAAAAAATTTGACTTGAGATATGGGGAAAATCCTCATCAATCTTCAGCTTATTATGTTTCAACTACTGAAAATGGAAGCATGAAAGATATTGAGCAATTGAACGGAAAAGAATTATCATTTAACAATATTAGAGATATGGATATTGCTTGGAAAGTGGTTGGAGAATTTGACGGTCCAGCAGCTTGTGCAATAAAACACTCAACTCCTTGTGGTGTGGCTGTTGCAGATGATATTTTCACAGCATATAAAAAAGCTCACGATTGCGACCCAGTATCAATTTTTGGTGGAATTGTTGCACTAAACAGAGAAGTTAATAAAGAAACTGCTGAAGAATTGAAAAAAATCTTCTTGGAAATCGTAATTGCACCTTCATTTACAGATGAAGCGTTGGAAATCTTGAAAACAAAGAAAAACTTGAGAGTTATCGAATGTAAAACTCCAAAACCTCAAGACAAATTCGACTATGTAAAAGTTGACGGCGGAATTTTGGTTCAAGGAACAAACAGCAAAATGATTGATGAAATGAATGTTGTTACTGAAAAGAAGCCTACTGAAAAAGAAAAAGCTGATATGGAATTAGGAATGAAAGTTGTAAAATATGTAAAATCAAATGCGATTGTAGTTGTTAAAGATGGAATGGCAGTCGGTGTAGGAACTGGTCAAACTAACAGAATTTGGTCAACAGAACACGCATTGCAACATGCTCAAGAAAAAGTTGGAAAAGACTTGACAGGAGCAGTATTAGCATCAGACGCCTTCTTCCCATTCAGAGATTGCGTAGATACAGCTGCAAAAATAGGAATTAAAGCGATTGTACAACCTGGTGGATCAATGAGAGATAAAGAATCAATTGAGGCTTGTAATGAACATGGGATTACAATGGTATTTACTGGGATTAGACACTTTAAACATTAA
- a CDS encoding methylated-DNA--[protein]-cysteine S-methyltransferase: MPLLKEGTPFQISVWNALEKIPYGETRSYKDIAIAIDNPKAVRAVGMANNRNKIAIFIPCHRVIGADGKLVGYGGGLHIKQFLLELEGIKIK; the protein is encoded by the coding sequence TTGCCACTTTTGAAAGAAGGAACACCATTTCAAATTTCTGTTTGGAACGCTCTTGAAAAAATTCCTTATGGCGAAACTCGTTCTTACAAAGATATTGCAATCGCAATTGACAATCCAAAAGCTGTTCGTGCAGTTGGAATGGCAAATAATCGAAATAAAATTGCTATTTTTATTCCATGTCATCGTGTGATTGGTGCGGATGGGAAGTTAGTTGGATACGGTGGCGGACTTCATATTAAGCAATTTTTGTTGGAACTGGAAGGTATTAAAATAAAATAG